A region of Pyxidicoccus parkwaysis DNA encodes the following proteins:
- a CDS encoding efflux RND transporter periplasmic adaptor subunit, whose product MRPSRTLVAMWFSVVLAACAKAPEGPGPGARVVPVDVATAQRTDVPIFLDGLGTVAAFKTVTVRSQVDGRLDHVYFREGQSVHQGEVLAQIDPRPFINQLRQAEATLARDQAQLATNRRDLERFQVLAERKLISQQQADDQQGLVAQGEATVRVDEAAVAAAKLNLVYARITSPLEGVTGIRNVDPGNIIHATDTTGIVVVTQLDPIAVFVSLPQDTLSELAEQQSNGPLEVRVFSRDGSNELGRGRLEVIDNTINTATSTLRLKAVMPNPKQALWPNAFVRARVLLTTRKGALTVPAHALQRGPNGTFVYVMGTDHRVQPRPITVERLQDDVALIAQGLEAGDVVVTEGQSQLRPGGQVAPRAPAQKAPAPKAQPQQTPETP is encoded by the coding sequence ATGCGACCGTCCAGAACACTCGTCGCGATGTGGTTCAGCGTGGTGCTCGCCGCCTGCGCCAAGGCCCCGGAAGGGCCGGGGCCGGGTGCGCGCGTCGTCCCGGTGGACGTGGCGACCGCGCAGCGGACCGACGTGCCCATCTTCCTCGACGGCCTGGGCACCGTCGCGGCGTTCAAGACGGTGACGGTGCGCTCGCAGGTCGACGGGCGCCTGGACCACGTCTACTTCCGCGAGGGCCAGAGCGTGCACCAGGGCGAGGTGCTGGCGCAGATAGACCCGCGCCCCTTCATCAACCAGCTCCGCCAGGCCGAGGCGACGCTGGCGAGGGACCAGGCCCAGCTCGCCACCAACCGGAGGGACCTGGAGCGCTTCCAGGTCCTGGCCGAGCGCAAGCTCATCTCCCAGCAGCAGGCCGATGACCAGCAAGGCCTCGTGGCGCAGGGCGAGGCCACGGTGCGCGTCGACGAGGCCGCCGTCGCCGCCGCGAAGCTCAACCTCGTGTACGCGCGCATCACCTCGCCACTCGAGGGCGTGACGGGCATCCGCAACGTCGACCCCGGCAACATCATCCACGCCACGGACACGACGGGCATCGTGGTGGTCACCCAGCTCGACCCCATCGCCGTCTTCGTGTCCCTGCCGCAGGACACCCTCTCCGAGCTCGCGGAGCAGCAAAGCAATGGCCCGCTGGAGGTCCGCGTCTTCAGCCGCGACGGCTCCAACGAGCTGGGCCGTGGACGCCTGGAGGTCATCGACAACACCATCAACACCGCCACCTCCACCCTGCGCCTCAAGGCGGTGATGCCCAACCCGAAGCAGGCGCTCTGGCCCAACGCCTTCGTCCGGGCGCGCGTGCTGCTCACCACGCGGAAGGGCGCGCTGACGGTGCCGGCGCACGCGCTGCAACGCGGCCCGAATGGCACCTTCGTCTATGTCATGGGGACGGACCATCGCGTGCAGCCCCGCCCCATCACGGTGGAGCGGTTGCAGGACGACGTGGCGCTCATCGCCCAGGGACTCGAGGCGGGCGATGTCGTCGTCACCGAGGGACAGAGCCAGCTGCGCCCCGGCGGGCAGGTCGCCCCGAGGGCCCCGGCCCAGAAGGCTCCGGCTCCGAAGGCTCAGCCACAGCAGACTCCGGAGACGCCGTGA
- a CDS encoding TolC family protein: MQSHLGGRGARTPRRPAFARKGRCAGRAVALAVVVLLHTADVTAATPPQPRVITLDAALDAAKKLQPQLRQARAATEGARAAAAEARAPLLPQAMLSLTYERTTANFFSRPGTLPPGTTGAGTRAAGSWKTFNYFNGGATLNQLLWDFGQTTGRYRAAKVQTEAQVESERAVTRQVTLSVRSAYFTASTNKALVGVAEETLRNLESHLTQTQAFVSVGTAPEIDLAQARADVANGQAMLVSARNNYLLAKAQLNQAVGWTAGLDYEVADTPAAPVEGEDAPLEQLETEALQARPELAALQRQVEAQRLTVGALKGAFGPTLAGSVSATSGGTTLSALGWNVAAGLSLDWPIFQGGLTRAQVRQAEATEAQLSAELDTQRLQVRAELEQARLGVHAARASLDAQHDAVISARERLRLAQGRYETGVGSGVELGDAQVALTSAEAQWVQAAGQLATARAQLLHALGRW, translated from the coding sequence ATGCAGAGCCACCTGGGCGGGCGCGGTGCACGCACGCCCCGGCGCCCCGCCTTCGCCAGGAAAGGACGGTGTGCCGGGCGCGCCGTGGCCCTGGCGGTGGTCGTGCTCCTCCACACGGCGGACGTGACGGCGGCGACTCCTCCACAACCACGGGTCATCACCCTGGATGCCGCCCTGGACGCCGCGAAAAAGCTCCAACCGCAATTGCGCCAGGCGCGTGCCGCCACCGAGGGCGCTCGCGCGGCCGCCGCCGAGGCCCGGGCACCGCTGCTACCCCAGGCGATGCTGAGCCTCACCTACGAGCGCACGACGGCGAACTTCTTCTCCCGCCCGGGGACCCTTCCACCGGGCACCACCGGAGCCGGGACGCGCGCGGCCGGAAGCTGGAAGACGTTCAACTACTTCAACGGCGGCGCCACGCTGAACCAGCTCCTCTGGGACTTCGGCCAGACGACCGGCCGCTACCGCGCCGCGAAGGTGCAGACCGAGGCCCAGGTCGAGAGCGAGCGCGCGGTGACGCGCCAGGTGACGCTGTCCGTCCGCAGCGCCTACTTCACCGCGAGCACCAACAAGGCGCTGGTGGGAGTGGCTGAGGAGACGCTGCGAAACCTGGAGAGCCACCTCACCCAGACGCAGGCCTTCGTCTCCGTGGGCACCGCGCCGGAAATCGACCTCGCCCAGGCTCGCGCCGACGTCGCCAACGGGCAGGCCATGCTCGTCTCCGCGCGGAACAACTATCTCCTCGCCAAGGCCCAGCTCAATCAAGCGGTGGGCTGGACGGCCGGGCTCGACTACGAGGTGGCAGACACGCCCGCTGCCCCGGTGGAGGGCGAGGACGCGCCGCTGGAGCAACTGGAGACAGAGGCCCTCCAGGCCCGGCCGGAGCTCGCCGCGCTCCAGCGGCAGGTGGAGGCACAGCGCCTCACCGTTGGCGCGCTCAAGGGCGCCTTTGGCCCCACGCTCGCGGGCAGCGTGAGCGCCACCTCCGGAGGGACGACGCTCAGCGCCCTCGGCTGGAACGTGGCCGCCGGACTCTCCCTCGACTGGCCCATCTTCCAGGGCGGGCTGACGCGGGCCCAGGTGAGGCAGGCCGAGGCCACCGAGGCCCAGCTCTCCGCGGAGCTGGACACGCAGCGCCTCCAGGTCCGCGCCGAGCTCGAGCAGGCCCGGCTCGGAGTACACGCGGCCCGGGCCAGCCTCGACGCACAGCACGACGCGGTCATCAGCGCGCGCGAGCGGCTGCGCCTCGCCCAGGGACGCTACGAGACGGGCGTCGGCAGCGGCGTCGAGCTCGGGGACGCCCAGGTGGCGCTCACCTCCGCCGAGGCGCAGTGGGTCCAGGCCGCGGGCCAGTTGGCCACAGCGCGCGCCCAGCTCCTTCATGCCCTCGGGCGCTGGTGA
- a CDS encoding DUF6600 domain-containing protein, with the protein MMRKGLWVMVLSLFATAVWAQGAPEGVPPPVEEYEATQPPQGGTPPTLDDFQQSLDPYGSWVQTSDHGPGWVPASVGPDWRPYADGRWVYTDAGWTFVSDVPWGWACFHYGRWVFEPAFGWVWLPGYQWAPAWVTWRYGAGFVAWAPLGPFDVGFGYYAAPSLWLAVHASVFDRPLIHSYFIPTANIGVVLNRTYFAGVPRRGVYFSPPVRHVEGMMGRSVTRMPVNTVVRAPPMMHGQPQGGRPYGGGSHAGMAPPREEERPREEAPHEVAQPHSAQPHEVAQPHTEQPAPHEEARPHTEQQPHSHSAPHGHEGNAGHEHR; encoded by the coding sequence ATGATGAGGAAAGGGCTGTGGGTGATGGTGCTGTCGTTGTTCGCCACGGCCGTGTGGGCGCAGGGGGCGCCGGAGGGTGTGCCTCCTCCGGTCGAGGAGTATGAGGCGACGCAGCCGCCGCAGGGCGGGACGCCTCCGACGCTGGATGACTTCCAGCAGTCGCTCGACCCGTACGGCAGCTGGGTGCAGACGTCAGACCATGGGCCAGGCTGGGTGCCGGCCTCCGTCGGGCCGGACTGGCGCCCGTATGCGGATGGACGCTGGGTCTACACAGATGCGGGCTGGACGTTCGTTTCGGACGTGCCCTGGGGGTGGGCGTGCTTCCACTACGGTCGCTGGGTGTTCGAGCCTGCCTTCGGGTGGGTCTGGCTTCCGGGCTATCAGTGGGCACCCGCGTGGGTGACGTGGCGGTACGGCGCCGGCTTCGTCGCGTGGGCGCCGCTCGGGCCGTTCGACGTGGGCTTCGGCTACTACGCCGCCCCGTCGCTCTGGCTGGCTGTCCATGCGTCGGTGTTCGACCGGCCGCTCATCCACTCGTACTTCATTCCGACGGCGAATATCGGCGTGGTGCTGAACCGGACCTACTTCGCGGGAGTCCCGCGTCGCGGCGTCTACTTCTCGCCGCCAGTGCGTCACGTGGAGGGGATGATGGGGCGTTCCGTCACCCGCATGCCCGTCAACACCGTGGTCCGCGCGCCGCCGATGATGCATGGGCAGCCCCAGGGCGGCAGGCCTTATGGGGGAGGCTCTCACGCGGGAATGGCGCCGCCGCGCGAAGAGGAGAGGCCGCGCGAAGAGGCGCCGCATGAAGTGGCACAGCCTCACTCGGCGCAGCCGCATGAAGTGGCGCAGCCTCACACGGAGCAACCGGCGCCGCATGAAGAGGCGAGGCCCCATACGGAGCAGCAGCCGCATTCGCACTCGGCTCCCCATGGTCATGAGGGGAATGCAGGGCACGAGCACCGGTGA
- a CDS encoding GFA family protein: MTELKSYEGGCHCGKVRYSVKIDLSQPTVSCNCSICQKTGALLNFVPVENFTLKSGEKDLTDYQFNKKVIHHLFCSTCGVRSFARGFGPDGKEMRAINVRCLDGVSLDDLKVMKFNGRDR, encoded by the coding sequence ATGACCGAGCTCAAGAGCTACGAAGGCGGCTGTCACTGCGGGAAGGTCCGCTACTCCGTGAAGATTGACCTGTCCCAGCCCACGGTGTCGTGCAACTGCTCCATCTGCCAGAAGACGGGCGCGCTGCTCAACTTCGTGCCGGTGGAGAACTTCACGCTGAAGTCCGGCGAGAAGGACCTCACCGACTATCAGTTCAACAAGAAGGTCATCCACCACCTGTTCTGCTCCACGTGCGGCGTGCGCTCCTTCGCGCGCGGCTTCGGGCCGGACGGCAAGGAGATGCGCGCCATCAACGTGCGCTGCCTGGATGGCGTGAGCCTCGATGACTTGAAGGTGATGAAGTTCAACGGCCGCGACCGGTAG
- a CDS encoding serine/threonine protein kinase — protein METFGRYELLRRIAIGGMGAVYLARQKGPVGFQKLLVLKRLLPHLSEDDEFIQMFLDEGRIAAHLNHPNIAQIYDLGDVDGQYYIAMEYVHGEAVGPLGLRAQQRKVTIPLGLKCRIIADAAAGLDGAHNARSPSGRKLALIHRDVSPQNVLVGFNGGVKLIDFGVAKASGKLSQTMVGTIKGKHAYMSPEQARGEPLDCRSDIFGLGTVFYELLTGARLFKRDTEFATLKAVVGAKIAPPSELAPDVPKALDAIVLKALARKREERFSTASELQLALEDFLMQQKLHATPAHLAAFMQDMFAEELEEERFAAEPTVIHYDPKLAARLAAGGNAEAKAAPRQGGGAAAGAAPVKAPGSSSASASPVKPAGGSSASAAPVKGTSSASASPVPAAPGRGTSSASASPVPAAPGRTSSASASPVPAPPVRSATTNKLPAVTAAPAKPVAPKPARPAGTEEAPPPRRVPPRGGGHGEGDR, from the coding sequence GTGGAAACGTTCGGCCGCTACGAGCTGCTCCGGAGAATCGCCATCGGCGGCATGGGGGCCGTCTACCTCGCGAGGCAGAAGGGCCCGGTGGGGTTCCAGAAGCTGCTGGTGTTGAAGCGGCTGTTGCCCCACCTGTCCGAGGACGACGAGTTCATCCAGATGTTCCTCGACGAGGGGCGCATCGCCGCGCACCTCAACCACCCGAACATCGCGCAGATCTACGATTTGGGTGACGTGGACGGGCAGTACTACATCGCCATGGAGTACGTGCATGGCGAGGCGGTGGGGCCGCTGGGCCTGCGGGCGCAGCAGCGCAAGGTGACGATTCCCCTGGGGCTCAAGTGCCGCATCATCGCGGACGCGGCGGCCGGGCTGGACGGGGCGCACAACGCGCGCAGTCCGTCCGGGCGGAAGCTGGCGTTGATCCACCGGGACGTGTCGCCGCAGAACGTGCTGGTGGGCTTCAACGGCGGCGTGAAGCTCATCGACTTCGGGGTGGCGAAGGCGTCCGGGAAGCTGTCCCAGACGATGGTGGGCACCATCAAGGGCAAGCACGCGTACATGTCCCCGGAGCAGGCGCGAGGCGAGCCGCTGGACTGCCGCTCCGACATCTTCGGCCTGGGCACGGTGTTCTACGAGCTGCTGACTGGGGCCCGTCTGTTCAAGCGGGACACGGAGTTCGCCACGCTCAAGGCGGTGGTGGGGGCGAAGATTGCTCCGCCGTCGGAGCTGGCGCCGGACGTGCCCAAGGCGCTGGACGCGATTGTGCTCAAGGCGCTGGCGCGCAAGCGCGAGGAGCGCTTCTCCACGGCGTCGGAGCTCCAGCTCGCGCTGGAAGATTTCCTGATGCAGCAGAAGCTGCACGCCACGCCCGCGCACCTCGCGGCGTTCATGCAGGACATGTTCGCGGAGGAGCTGGAGGAGGAGCGCTTCGCCGCGGAGCCCACCGTCATCCACTACGACCCGAAGCTCGCGGCGCGGCTCGCGGCGGGTGGGAACGCGGAGGCGAAGGCCGCGCCTCGGCAGGGTGGAGGCGCGGCGGCTGGGGCGGCGCCGGTGAAGGCCCCTGGAAGCTCTTCCGCATCGGCCTCGCCCGTGAAGCCGGCGGGAGGCTCGTCGGCGTCGGCGGCTCCCGTGAAGGGCACGTCGTCCGCTTCTGCTTCGCCCGTGCCCGCCGCACCGGGCCGGGGCACGTCGTCCGCCTCGGCTTCACCCGTGCCCGCGGCTCCGGGCCGCACGTCGTCTGCCTCGGCTTCGCCCGTGCCCGCCCCGCCGGTCCGGAGCGCCACGACGAACAAGCTGCCTGCGGTGACGGCAGCGCCAGCGAAGCCCGTCGCGCCGAAGCCCGCGCGGCCGGCGGGGACGGAAGAGGCTCCCCCTCCCCGTCGCGTCCCACCTCGCGGTGGAGGCCACGGCGAGGGCGACAGGTAG
- a CDS encoding choice-of-anchor D domain-containing protein has product MRMGLRGRVFALALLATTGVACHEGDQTRAVQATAVLDVDVLDFGEVPVGEWREKEVRIRNVGYVPFFALDALKLGDNPSYEVELGEGGGRVEPGDSHLVKVRFHPLKEGSTEDRVRVTTDANQGAEGQVRVVGLGTPTPIGVYPPLLDYETLEVESDRTLDVTVTNPVDLPLTLVVQGDNPDPFTPDTITIPPFSSQKVSTKYLPRTLGSMGARLEVRSCEGCTPSVVDLKGNSVANAFAFDPAPVPFDQIPVHERTESFTHARNITWRPVTISKLVTSDRAFVPLSKPEGSVVQPGETVEVKMEFAARFSGPNVGDLTVHYASDKDRQSQVILDARGGRPTLAVTPVALDFGELPVGGKVEKVIRITNAGSNGNLRFTGVRADGSSTQFSVDVPTRGTQRYAWSGGTWPTLDADALTIAPGNDALELKVYFEPKAEGSWQATLFVRSDDMFNPERAIVLTGRARASGPCVYELLPQPAMDFGNVVPGRGAVLGFYFRNPGRAECAVKDIHISNDAGGAFFMPGGKLTGGVVVYDTAFSAMVAFRPPAAGSYSGELKLTVNNPAYPTVTLPLKGVSRASCLVATPSFVDFGPIRYDCAAAPRKTYVSNRCSEPITVSDASIGNGTSNQFTLLTPLDSPRTLAPGAGFELEVGYARNVHGQHYSPLYLRADSEADPFLVPLLAETNHEGIQVDRYTQGTDSQLDVLFVVSNTTTMAPYQSRLKAAIPDWLRTAKDHGVDVRVGVTSTGLVARGQQCGGGANGGEAGRLFPVNGTHPRVVSGTAANATADIQENLDVGLCHNLVQGLETMRAALSAPLSEQVDDPRTAQPNDGNAGFTRAAARMAVVVLADEDDNSGFSPDSYIQFLQTLKGTGMSHRSQLYALVPDGSCSTAGNEADRFVSVARGTGGQVESICRSDYRPLLESVIQRAGALQADFPLTADPTGTAEMTVRVQGQVLPGSQWTYDAARNSVIFNAGSVPTPGQAVEVRYRSVCKAPPSTP; this is encoded by the coding sequence ATGAGGATGGGGCTGAGGGGGCGTGTGTTCGCGCTGGCGTTGCTCGCCACCACCGGGGTGGCCTGCCACGAGGGGGACCAGACCCGCGCGGTGCAGGCAACGGCGGTGCTGGACGTGGACGTGCTCGACTTCGGCGAGGTGCCGGTGGGCGAGTGGCGGGAGAAGGAGGTGCGCATCCGCAACGTCGGGTACGTGCCCTTCTTCGCGCTCGACGCGCTGAAGCTCGGCGACAACCCCTCCTATGAGGTCGAGCTCGGGGAGGGCGGCGGGAGGGTGGAGCCCGGTGACTCGCACCTCGTGAAGGTGCGCTTCCACCCGCTGAAGGAAGGCAGCACCGAGGACCGGGTGCGCGTGACGACGGACGCCAACCAGGGCGCGGAGGGCCAGGTGCGCGTGGTGGGCCTGGGCACGCCCACGCCCATCGGCGTGTACCCGCCCCTGCTGGACTACGAGACGCTCGAGGTGGAGAGCGACCGCACGCTGGACGTCACCGTCACCAACCCGGTGGACCTGCCGCTGACGCTGGTGGTGCAGGGCGACAATCCGGACCCCTTCACCCCGGACACCATCACCATTCCGCCCTTCTCCTCGCAGAAGGTCAGCACGAAGTACCTGCCCCGGACGCTGGGAAGCATGGGCGCGCGTCTGGAAGTGCGCTCGTGCGAGGGCTGCACGCCGTCGGTGGTGGACCTGAAGGGCAACTCGGTGGCCAACGCCTTCGCGTTCGACCCGGCGCCGGTGCCCTTCGACCAGATTCCGGTGCACGAGCGCACCGAGTCCTTCACCCACGCGCGCAACATCACCTGGCGCCCCGTCACCATCTCCAAGCTCGTCACCAGTGACCGCGCCTTCGTGCCGCTGTCCAAGCCCGAGGGCAGCGTGGTGCAGCCGGGCGAGACGGTGGAGGTGAAGATGGAGTTCGCCGCCCGCTTCTCCGGCCCCAACGTGGGCGACCTCACCGTGCACTACGCGTCCGACAAGGACCGCCAGTCGCAGGTGATTCTGGACGCGCGCGGCGGCCGGCCCACGCTGGCGGTGACGCCGGTGGCGCTGGACTTCGGCGAGCTGCCGGTGGGCGGCAAGGTGGAGAAGGTCATCCGCATCACCAACGCGGGCAGCAACGGCAACCTGCGCTTCACCGGCGTGCGCGCGGACGGCTCCAGCACGCAGTTCAGCGTGGACGTGCCCACGCGCGGCACGCAGCGCTACGCGTGGAGCGGCGGCACCTGGCCCACGCTGGACGCCGACGCGCTGACCATCGCCCCGGGCAACGACGCGCTGGAGCTGAAGGTCTACTTCGAGCCCAAGGCCGAGGGCAGCTGGCAGGCCACGCTGTTCGTGCGCTCGGATGACATGTTCAACCCGGAGCGGGCCATCGTCCTCACCGGCCGCGCCCGCGCGAGCGGCCCGTGCGTCTATGAGCTGCTGCCGCAGCCGGCCATGGACTTCGGCAACGTGGTGCCGGGCCGCGGCGCGGTGCTGGGCTTCTACTTCCGCAACCCGGGCCGCGCCGAGTGCGCGGTGAAGGACATCCACATCTCCAACGACGCGGGCGGCGCCTTCTTCATGCCGGGCGGGAAGCTCACCGGTGGCGTCGTCGTCTACGACACGGCCTTCAGCGCCATGGTGGCCTTCCGGCCTCCCGCCGCAGGCAGCTACTCGGGCGAGCTGAAGCTGACGGTGAACAACCCGGCGTACCCGACGGTGACGCTGCCCCTGAAGGGCGTGTCGCGCGCGAGCTGCCTCGTCGCCACGCCGTCCTTCGTGGACTTCGGCCCCATCCGCTACGACTGCGCCGCGGCGCCGCGCAAGACGTACGTGTCCAACCGCTGCAGCGAGCCGATTACCGTGTCCGATGCGAGCATCGGCAATGGCACCAGCAACCAGTTCACCCTGCTGACGCCGCTCGACAGCCCGCGCACGCTGGCGCCGGGTGCGGGCTTCGAGCTGGAGGTGGGCTACGCGCGCAACGTGCATGGCCAGCACTACAGCCCGCTGTACCTGCGCGCGGACTCGGAGGCGGACCCGTTCCTGGTGCCGCTGCTGGCGGAGACGAACCACGAGGGCATCCAGGTGGACCGCTACACGCAGGGCACCGACAGCCAGCTCGACGTGCTCTTCGTGGTGTCCAACACCACCACCATGGCGCCGTACCAGAGCCGGCTGAAGGCGGCGATTCCGGACTGGCTGAGGACGGCGAAGGACCACGGTGTGGACGTGCGCGTGGGCGTCACCAGCACGGGCCTCGTGGCGCGCGGCCAGCAGTGCGGCGGCGGCGCCAACGGCGGTGAGGCCGGGCGCCTGTTCCCGGTGAATGGCACCCACCCGCGCGTGGTGTCCGGCACCGCGGCCAACGCGACGGCGGACATCCAGGAGAACCTGGACGTGGGCCTGTGCCACAACCTGGTGCAGGGCCTGGAGACGATGCGCGCGGCCCTGTCCGCGCCGCTGTCCGAGCAGGTGGATGACCCGCGCACCGCGCAGCCCAACGACGGCAACGCGGGCTTCACCCGCGCGGCGGCGCGCATGGCGGTGGTGGTGCTGGCGGACGAGGACGACAACTCGGGCTTCAGCCCGGACAGCTACATCCAGTTCCTCCAGACGCTGAAGGGCACGGGCATGTCGCACCGCAGCCAGCTCTACGCGCTGGTGCCCGACGGCAGCTGCTCCACGGCCGGCAACGAGGCGGACCGCTTCGTCAGCGTGGCGCGCGGCACGGGCGGCCAGGTGGAGTCCATCTGCCGCTCCGACTACCGCCCGCTGCTGGAGTCCGTCATCCAGCGCGCCGGGGCCCTCCAGGCGGACTTCCCGCTCACCGCGGACCCGACGGGCACGGCGGAGATGACGGTGCGCGTGCAGGGGCAGGTCCTGCCGGGCAGCCAGTGGACGTATGACGCGGCCCGCAACTCCGTCATCTTCAACGCGGGCTCGGTGCCCACACCCGGACAGGCCGTGGAGGTCCGCTACCGCAGCGTGTGCAAGGCCCCTCCGTCCACGCCGTGA
- a CDS encoding alpha/beta fold hydrolase, protein MSAPFESFTIDAEGLALHVRQRHASGTPAVLFLHGWLDHSHSFDALTAHLPREWRLVLLDFRGMGRSGHLAGGSNYHFSDYTLDVESVRAALGLDAVHLVGHSLGGIVSLAYAAARPEAVKSVFLIESLGPTAGDPARALERLRGFLDDSHRPPNRKRYPSVEAAAARLRENNPSLPEAAALHLARHGTEALEDGVAFTFDPRHRRRFGMSYDEAQWLAVQAGVRCPVRLLRGTEGLAPPEAVMRRRLDGLPTLSGAPLMIPGGHHVHMEQPEAVASAVTDFIRAV, encoded by the coding sequence GTGTCCGCACCCTTCGAGTCGTTCACCATCGATGCCGAGGGCCTCGCCCTCCACGTGCGCCAGCGCCATGCGTCGGGCACGCCGGCCGTCCTGTTCCTCCACGGATGGCTGGACCACTCGCACAGCTTCGACGCCCTCACCGCGCACCTGCCGCGCGAATGGCGCCTGGTGCTGCTGGACTTCCGCGGCATGGGCCGGAGCGGGCACCTGGCGGGCGGGAGCAACTACCACTTCAGCGACTACACCCTCGACGTGGAGTCGGTGCGCGCGGCCCTGGGACTGGACGCGGTGCACCTCGTCGGGCACTCGCTGGGCGGCATCGTCTCGCTGGCCTACGCCGCCGCGCGGCCCGAGGCGGTGAAGAGCGTCTTCCTCATTGAAAGCCTGGGCCCCACCGCCGGAGACCCGGCCCGCGCGCTGGAGCGCTTGCGCGGCTTCCTCGACGACTCGCACCGTCCGCCGAATCGCAAGCGCTACCCCAGCGTGGAGGCCGCCGCCGCGCGTCTGCGGGAGAACAATCCCTCGCTGCCGGAGGCGGCCGCGCTGCACCTGGCGCGGCACGGCACGGAGGCCCTCGAGGACGGGGTGGCCTTCACGTTTGATCCACGCCACCGCCGCCGCTTCGGCATGTCCTACGACGAGGCGCAGTGGCTGGCCGTGCAGGCCGGAGTCCGGTGCCCCGTGCGGCTGCTCCGCGGAACCGAGGGGCTCGCGCCTCCCGAGGCGGTGATGCGCCGCCGGCTGGACGGACTGCCCACGCTGTCCGGCGCGCCGCTGATGATTCCCGGCGGACACCACGTGCACATGGAGCAGCCCGAGGCCGTGGCCTCCGCCGTCACCGACTTCATCCGCGCGGTCTGA